AACACAGCAACACTATTATAGACAACAACTCTATAAAAATCAGTCATAACAAGGCAAACTAGCCAAGGAATAATACAATGATTGGTTTGTAATTATGAACTTTTCTTATCAATATTGTTAGGTTGCTTATGTCAATTTGTGAGCAATTTATTGATGAATTagtacttattttattttttaaatgttttaaatgtactgaTTTTCCATGTAATTTACTCTTATTAGTAGATTCATAAATACACTACATGACACATGTGTTAGTGTATATTATCCTTGCTATGCTTTGTCAATATTTATGTAAAATACGagatcaaataataaaaaaaaacagtgaaatcaccaTACACTCGGTTCTTTGTGGGCGCCATCTTGAGTACTTACGTGCACGTACATGCACGTGCTGTTTCAACAGGTTTAACAGAAACAACATGGGCGGGAAGAGAAAGTTAACATTTCAATTCTATCCTCTCTAATTactgataaataaatactaatattttatatttttccacTTAGTGACAGAGACATAACTTCTGTAATCCTAGTGTTAGTGTTAGCAATAGCAAAATTAGCCGAGCAGCTAATAAGAAAACGGGTTGTTTTTTGAATATCTTACCTTCTCAAATTATGGTCGTAGATACTGTAGTTTGGTTATTAACCAACTTATAAActattaatttttaatttcgTTCCGCAGAATGTTATTTTTTCTGATGCTCGGTGCTCTGCAATCGCAATTAGCGCCGCAACCGCAATACATCCGGTCTCGACCCTTcagaataaaatacacataaaggggaaaaaaaactcataaaaCATCCACGATATTTGTTGGTTGACAGATAACATATTCATCAACACTGCAGGTACATTTTGAATTTTTCGGTAGCTAAATACACGTATCACACTGGTCTTTTTTGAATTAAGCTAACGTTGATAATGTCAACTTCCGGCTAGGTTTCaactaccaaaataaaagcacaggtTTCTATATCATCTGATTATAACATTTCGGCAAGTTCATAAATTATAGATCAtagttttttaaattaaaataaatacaaactttCCTCATATATTACTTTAATGCCACTTTTCCGATGTATTCCCTCTTTTGAACAACAACttttgaacacatttatgatgatgaaaaaatgacaaatcaacataaaacagtaaataagtaaataaataaatggatatgAAAAAGGATATTGATGTTTTtcagctgctcttcagtgggCACTCTGCTCAGCTTATGCTAGCAATATGAACATATGTGTATTTGGCCATCCATGATTAGGTTTTATGACAGGcactattggacgataccagctgtcaatcacagtggtTTCCCCTAATATACATATGTGCGGTGcttgatcaacaaataatcTGCATAACTCTGATAATTTAATAAACAAGAGGCTTTATTACAAAACTACAACATTAAACTACTCATTAATCATATAATTACGATACATGGACTGGATTTTTATCCAATTTGTCGTCGGTCACTCTGTGTCCATGACCTTTACAGACTCGTCGACCACGTCCAGAGTGAGCGGGGTCACTGTTTTGGTCAGAACGGCTGTGGTGCCGGGTTTGTACCGGTACTGCCCctccctgaaaaacaaaagaatgcaATTTAGCATACATTTTATGTCATAAAGAAGAGTATTAAGGTAAAATAGCATCAGGTCTCACTGTCCACTTTTCACACAGAGGATTATGAAGATACAGAAAAACTGCAATTCTGCTAAATTCATTGACAAAACACAGTATAGTCTGAGGTTTTCAACAGAATATTGCAGGAGAGGAGAGCTGGAGGAAACATGCCTGTGTCTGAGTTGTGTGGATGTGTACGACAGCTCACCGTTTTCCCTTGACCCCGGGTACATCGTAGCTTCGCAGGTGCTCCACTCCGGCCTCGGTGATGACACACAAGTCCACGTTGCTGCCGGAGCCCAGGTCACAGAAAATCCCTGCAGCGATGGCGTCTCGTACGAGCTGCTTAGCCTCCTTGAGCTGAAAGAGAGAAACGAACTAACaagtttattttgtattttataagTGTATTTTGATGTTGCAagttttgtggttttgttgttaaatgttttcACAGCGGCATTTCCTCAGAATTCTTCCGTCTTTCTTCTCTGTACGTCAgctgagaccctcatgtggtggataaagcagtagaaaatcaATGAATGATGATTTTAATGGGGTTTGGAAAGCAGTCAGACTCACCTCCATGTTTGCTTTGAATCTGTCCTCCAACACTGagatagcagcagcagctccagagcCTGAAACCAGAGACAACAAAAACCCCAGGAAGTTATAGTCATGCTATTATTACTTTTGCTTTACAGCTTGGTCCTGAATCAGTGAAGAGTGAAATGATCACACAGACTCGTACCCAAGGCGAGGAAGGGCAGCTTGTCATAGGAACCATGTGGGAAAACGCTGTACAGCTGAGGCCCAGTCACATCGATTCCTCCGACTATCAGAGACGCACCGATGTTACCCTGGTACCTAAGgaaccacacaaacacttttgtttgtctgtttgtttgtttgttgtcagaGTCATTAAGATTAAACAGAAAACTAA
This Solea solea chromosome 19, fSolSol10.1, whole genome shotgun sequence DNA region includes the following protein-coding sequences:
- the psmb10 gene encoding proteasome subunit beta type-10, which encodes MLHSLKPSDPQAGGFCFENSRRNTVLESSLSELGYKAPNARKTGTTITGIVFKDGVILGADTRATDDMVVVDKNCLKIHYIAPSIYCCGAGVAADADVTTQIMASNVELHMLNTGRPPLIAMVIRQLKQMLFRYQGNIGASLIVGGIDVTGPQLYSVFPHGSYDKLPFLALGSGAAAAISVLEDRFKANMELKEAKQLVRDAIAAGIFCDLGSGSNVDLCVITEAGVEHLRSYDVPGVKGKREGQYRYKPGTTAVLTKTVTPLTLDVVDESVKVMDTE